One region of Triticum aestivum cultivar Chinese Spring chromosome 6B, IWGSC CS RefSeq v2.1, whole genome shotgun sequence genomic DNA includes:
- the LOC123137928 gene encoding protein RADIALIS-like 4, whose amino-acid sequence MSSSWTAKQNKIFETALATYDEDTPDRWQKVARAVGDGKSVDEVKRHYEELLKDLHHIEYAGGRRGSLYNISGASSSNGNSWGSANEDHRRRYLNPQ is encoded by the exons ATGAGTTCATCTTGGACAGCAAAACAGAACAAGATCTTTGAGACGGCGCTAGCGACGTATGACGAGGACACGCCAGACCGCTGGCAGAAGGTGGCACGAGCAGTCGGTGATGGGAAGTCAGTCGATGAAGTGAAGAGGCACTATGAAGAGCTGCTGAAGGACCTGCATCACATTGAGTATGCAGGCGGCCGTCGCGGATCCCTCTACAACATCTCCGGCGCTAGCAGTAGCAACGGCAACTCCTGGGGCAGTGCCAATGAGGACCACAG GAGAAGGTACCTCAATCCTCAGTGA